A genome region from Hymenobacter tibetensis includes the following:
- a CDS encoding YkvA family protein, whose product MSSLLEKGLSISKNALFSVFLNRAGKLLGRPFRAVLVLNEVATKLASKESGDNKFKQVFDVARTLVRLVRNYISGSYRQVDNTTIISGLAVLLYTLSPIDLVPDFVPVVGFLDDLALISWFVEKFQDEIRRFREWEAANPTDETDDIPAASSKPGYAASNTNAENLPAVAEMGHS is encoded by the coding sequence ATGTCTTCTCTCTTAGAAAAAGGGCTTTCCATCTCAAAAAACGCGCTATTCAGCGTATTCCTCAATCGCGCTGGTAAGTTGCTAGGCCGTCCATTCCGAGCTGTGCTGGTGCTCAACGAAGTAGCCACCAAGCTCGCCAGCAAGGAAAGCGGCGACAACAAATTCAAGCAGGTATTCGACGTGGCCCGCACGCTGGTACGGCTGGTGCGCAACTACATCAGCGGCAGCTACCGGCAAGTAGACAACACCACCATTATATCGGGGCTGGCAGTATTGCTGTACACGCTTTCACCCATTGATTTGGTACCGGATTTTGTGCCTGTTGTGGGCTTCTTGGATGACTTGGCCCTCATCAGCTGGTTTGTAGAGAAGTTCCAGGATGAAATCCGCCGCTTCCGCGAGTGGGAGGCTGCCAATCCGACCGACGAAACCGACGACATCCCAGCGGCTTCCTCGAAGCCGGGCTACGCAGCGTCTAATACCAACGCCGAAAACTTGCCGGCCGTTGCGGAAATGGGTCACTCCTAG
- a CDS encoding S46 family peptidase, which yields MNLRFRLAALALALLSFLPQARADEGLWLPLLLKQLNEADMQKKGLKLTADQIYSINQGSLKDAVVQFGGGCTGEIVSSQGLLLTNHHCGYSQIQQHSSVENDYLTKGYWAMTREQELPNPGLTATFIVKMEDVTSQVLAGVPTANVQEADREKLVQANIQRVAQAAVQGTHYQAFIRPFYNGNEYYLFVTEVFQDIRLVGAPPSSIGKFGGDTDNWAWPRHTGDFSMFRIYAGPDNKPAPYSKDNVPFTPRHHLPISLAGVQPGDFTLVFGFPGRTNEYLTSWGVEETYSVSNPAKIKVRDAKLKILAADMQASDKVRIQYAAKYASIANYWKKWIGENRGLKKLDAVTRKQQQEVTFQQWVNSGDEARKAAYGTLLPQLERSYTAARDYTLARDYVTEAALGVELVAVANSLVPLAEMVQSKVPATELATAVDKARAGVINFYRNYSAATDQKVATALLPLYATGTPTTLLPTYVKNLSKQYPGQNGWSTYVTQLYDKSRLTSNESAQALLNEVAKGNARALLDDPAVQLASAIVSNYRTAILPTYTAATDNIALLQRTYVAGLRQQQPERKFYPDANSTLRVAYGQVQPYAPADGVKYDFYTNLDGIMEKADPTNPEFEVPARLTELYQTKNYGSYAYKGSVPVAFIATNHTTGGNSGSPVINGRGELIGINFDRNWEGTMSDIMFDPDRVRNITLDVRYMLFVVDKFAGAKHLVNEMTLVSSSDQAAPEAGKKIKKVKAKRQSSTATVR from the coding sequence ATGAATTTACGTTTCCGGCTGGCCGCGCTGGCGCTGGCTCTTCTGTCTTTTCTTCCGCAAGCTCGCGCCGACGAAGGGCTATGGTTGCCGCTGCTACTCAAGCAGCTCAACGAGGCCGATATGCAGAAAAAGGGCCTCAAACTCACCGCCGACCAGATATACAGCATCAACCAAGGCAGCTTGAAAGATGCCGTAGTACAATTTGGGGGAGGCTGCACCGGCGAAATTGTCAGCAGCCAGGGCCTGCTGCTCACCAACCACCACTGCGGCTACAGCCAGATTCAACAGCATTCCTCGGTTGAAAACGACTACCTCACGAAAGGGTATTGGGCCATGACCCGGGAGCAGGAACTTCCTAATCCGGGCCTCACGGCTACGTTTATTGTTAAGATGGAAGACGTAACCAGCCAAGTGCTGGCCGGGGTGCCAACAGCCAATGTGCAGGAGGCCGACCGGGAGAAACTAGTGCAAGCCAATATCCAGCGGGTGGCGCAAGCAGCCGTGCAAGGCACGCACTATCAAGCGTTTATTCGTCCGTTCTACAACGGCAACGAGTATTATCTATTTGTAACTGAAGTGTTTCAGGACATCCGGCTGGTGGGTGCCCCCCCAAGCAGCATCGGTAAGTTCGGCGGCGACACCGACAACTGGGCCTGGCCCCGCCACACCGGCGACTTCAGCATGTTCCGCATTTATGCCGGCCCCGACAACAAGCCCGCCCCCTACTCCAAAGACAACGTCCCGTTTACGCCCCGCCATCACCTACCCATTTCCTTGGCGGGCGTGCAGCCCGGCGACTTTACGCTGGTTTTCGGCTTTCCCGGCCGCACCAACGAATACCTGACGAGTTGGGGTGTGGAGGAAACCTATTCCGTATCGAACCCAGCCAAAATCAAGGTGCGCGATGCGAAGCTGAAAATCTTGGCCGCTGATATGCAGGCTTCTGACAAGGTGCGCATTCAGTATGCGGCCAAGTATGCCAGCATTGCCAACTACTGGAAAAAGTGGATTGGGGAAAACCGCGGCTTGAAAAAACTGGACGCCGTGACGCGCAAGCAGCAACAGGAAGTAACGTTTCAGCAGTGGGTGAACAGCGGCGACGAGGCCCGCAAAGCAGCCTATGGCACGCTGCTTCCTCAACTAGAGCGCAGCTACACCGCCGCGCGCGACTATACGCTAGCCCGCGACTACGTGACTGAGGCCGCCCTAGGCGTTGAGCTAGTGGCCGTGGCCAACAGCTTGGTTCCGCTGGCCGAAATGGTGCAAAGCAAGGTACCGGCCACCGAGCTAGCTACCGCAGTAGATAAAGCCCGGGCTGGCGTAATTAATTTCTACCGCAACTACAGCGCCGCCACCGACCAGAAAGTAGCTACCGCCCTGTTGCCACTCTACGCCACCGGCACGCCCACCACGCTGCTGCCTACCTACGTAAAAAACCTATCCAAACAGTATCCGGGCCAAAACGGCTGGAGCACGTACGTAACGCAGCTATATGACAAGTCGCGGCTAACCTCCAATGAAAGCGCCCAGGCGCTCCTCAACGAAGTAGCCAAAGGCAACGCTCGCGCCCTGCTCGATGACCCGGCCGTGCAGCTGGCCTCGGCCATCGTCAGTAACTATCGCACCGCCATCCTGCCCACCTACACCGCCGCCACCGACAACATTGCGTTGCTCCAGCGCACGTACGTAGCCGGCTTACGGCAACAACAGCCCGAACGCAAGTTCTACCCCGATGCCAACTCCACGCTACGCGTCGCCTACGGCCAGGTACAGCCCTACGCCCCCGCCGACGGTGTTAAGTACGACTTCTATACCAACCTCGACGGTATTATGGAAAAGGCGGACCCGACTAACCCTGAGTTTGAAGTGCCCGCCCGCCTCACCGAACTGTACCAAACCAAGAATTACGGCTCTTATGCCTACAAAGGCAGCGTACCCGTTGCCTTCATTGCCACCAACCACACCACCGGCGGCAACTCCGGCTCCCCCGTCATCAATGGCCGCGGGGAGTTAATTGGCATCAACTTCGACCGCAACTGGGAAGGCACCATGTCCGACATCATGTTCGACCCCGACCGAGTCCGCAACATCACCCTGGACGTGCGCTATATGCTGTTCGTAGTCGATAAGTTCGCCGGAGCCAAGCATTTGGTAAACGAAATGACCTTAGTAAGCAGCTCGGACCAGGCCGCGCCCGAAGCAGGGAAGAAGATCAAGAAAGTAAAAGCGAAACGTCAGTCAAGCACGGCCACGGTTCGGTAA
- a CDS encoding metal-dependent hydrolase family protein: protein MRLLFACSFFLLTSLSSAAHPPAATVLLLLRPAAVFDGEALHPGWVVLVENDRIRAVGPAAQVTAPAGARTLELPGLTLLPGLIEGHSHLLLHPYNETPWNDQVLLESEALRVARATAHARATLAAGITTARDLGTEGAGYADVGLKQAIDQGLIPGPRLLVATRALVATGSYGPKLSVDVEVPQGAQEADGVDGIIRAVREQIGKGADIIKVYADYRWGANEPSRPTFTQDELNLIVKTANSAGRPVVAHASTPEGMRRATLAGVQTIEHGDGGTAEVFKLMKQRGVALCPTVAAGDAISQYRGYRKGQDPEPERLRQKKESMKLAHQSGVALAIGGDVGVFTHGDNVREAELLAREYGLTALEVLRGFTSGNARIFQLPDRGRIQPGLLADLVAVTGDPTQDVGALRQVKLVLKGGVEVK from the coding sequence TTGCGCCTTCTCTTCGCTTGCAGCTTTTTTCTGCTCACTAGCCTTTCCAGCGCGGCCCATCCGCCCGCGGCCACCGTGCTTTTGCTGCTCCGCCCCGCGGCCGTCTTCGATGGCGAGGCGCTACATCCTGGTTGGGTGGTGCTGGTTGAAAATGACCGAATCCGGGCCGTGGGGCCGGCCGCACAGGTAACGGCCCCCGCGGGTGCCCGCACCTTGGAGTTGCCAGGCCTTACGCTGCTGCCTGGGCTGATTGAGGGTCACTCCCACTTACTGCTGCATCCCTACAACGAAACACCCTGGAACGACCAGGTACTGCTCGAATCAGAAGCTCTGCGGGTGGCGCGCGCCACGGCCCATGCCCGCGCTACGCTGGCGGCCGGTATCACCACCGCCCGCGACCTGGGTACGGAAGGTGCTGGTTATGCCGATGTTGGGTTGAAGCAAGCCATAGACCAAGGCCTGATTCCGGGCCCACGCCTACTGGTAGCCACTCGCGCCCTAGTAGCCACGGGCAGCTATGGCCCTAAGCTTTCTGTGGATGTCGAGGTGCCGCAAGGCGCTCAAGAAGCCGATGGGGTTGATGGTATCATCCGGGCCGTGCGGGAGCAAATCGGCAAAGGCGCCGACATCATCAAAGTATACGCCGACTACCGGTGGGGTGCCAACGAGCCAAGCCGCCCCACCTTTACGCAAGATGAGCTCAATCTGATTGTGAAAACCGCTAACAGCGCGGGTCGTCCAGTAGTGGCCCACGCCAGCACCCCCGAAGGCATGCGCCGGGCCACGCTCGCTGGCGTGCAAACCATCGAGCACGGCGACGGCGGCACCGCCGAAGTCTTCAAACTCATGAAGCAGCGCGGCGTCGCTCTGTGCCCCACCGTAGCCGCCGGCGACGCTATTTCACAGTATCGCGGCTACCGCAAAGGCCAAGACCCGGAGCCCGAGCGCCTGCGTCAAAAGAAAGAAAGCATGAAGCTCGCTCACCAAAGTGGCGTGGCGCTGGCCATCGGTGGCGACGTGGGCGTGTTCACTCACGGCGACAATGTACGCGAGGCCGAACTCCTAGCTCGCGAATACGGCCTTACTGCTCTCGAAGTACTGCGCGGCTTCACCAGCGGCAACGCCCGTATCTTCCAACTCCCTGACCGTGGCCGCATTCAGCCCGGTCTCCTCGCCGACCTGGTAGCCGTCACCGGCGACCCTACACAAGACGTAGGCGCCCTCCGCCAAGTGAAGCTGGTGCTAAAAGGCGGCGTAGAAGTGAAATAA
- a CDS encoding glycosyltransferase family 2 protein: MHFTVITPTHNRRQFLPEAIASVRATITAPLDIHYEHLILENASTDDTADWLRTTDQKGEALRVISQQTKLQPGPARNILIRETPADSWLVPLDDDDVLLQRCLYHYADLVQRHPDQPWFVADFLRVDEERRYLPSEDYYAWRFDSAADMLKAIFKAEHFIQGNVCYSRSLFEKVGGYDEEIEMAEDLDLYVRFLLAGHLPILSPHISHLHRFHTSNVSIGVDADKHGADLRVIYDKYAEQLQAVGVERPG, from the coding sequence ATGCACTTTACGGTTATCACGCCGACCCACAACCGCCGTCAGTTTCTGCCTGAGGCCATTGCCAGCGTCCGGGCCACCATCACGGCCCCGCTCGACATTCACTATGAGCACCTTATCCTGGAAAACGCCAGCACCGACGACACCGCCGACTGGTTGCGCACCACCGACCAAAAAGGCGAGGCGCTGCGCGTCATCAGCCAGCAAACCAAACTGCAGCCCGGTCCGGCCCGCAACATCCTGATTCGGGAAACACCCGCTGATTCCTGGCTGGTGCCTCTCGACGACGACGACGTATTGCTGCAACGTTGTCTGTATCACTACGCCGATTTGGTGCAACGCCACCCCGACCAGCCCTGGTTTGTGGCCGACTTCCTGCGCGTAGACGAAGAACGCCGCTATCTGCCTAGCGAAGACTACTATGCGTGGCGCTTCGATTCCGCAGCCGACATGCTCAAGGCCATTTTCAAAGCCGAGCACTTCATTCAAGGTAATGTATGCTACTCTCGGAGTCTGTTTGAAAAGGTCGGCGGCTACGACGAGGAAATTGAAATGGCCGAAGACCTCGACCTCTACGTGCGCTTCCTGCTGGCGGGGCACCTGCCTATTCTGTCGCCCCACATCAGCCATCTGCACCGCTTCCACACCAGCAACGTCAGCATTGGCGTGGACGCCGACAAGCACGGCGCCGACCTGCGCGTCATCTACGACAAGTACGCCGAGCAACTACAAGCAGTAGGCGTGGAGCGGCCAGGCTAA
- a CDS encoding LysM peptidoglycan-binding domain-containing protein, with protein sequence MTRFFRLLAFLPLTAVALGTAFAPAAQAPADRITTEQLMNRLSNTIESLKTLRCNVRAQERLITGKYQSAQTSMKMTFNPQRIYLKNIKGVEVLWVAGQNDGDAWVYPNSFPYVTLSLDPNGSIMRRNQHHSALDAGFGTISDLIHGSSQRHDHSFERSFRYVGDSIILGRPCYVLRSNYPQFRYVPYKTVAGDTPARIADKFGCGEYRVMERNGISPGSAIAVGQTLQVPNGYGRRTIVCIDQKLMLPVIVDVHDDKGLFEKFEFSDIIANQPIPLAEFSKDYPAYKL encoded by the coding sequence ATGACGCGTTTTTTCCGGCTTTTAGCCTTTTTGCCGTTGACGGCAGTGGCTCTAGGAACTGCTTTCGCGCCTGCTGCTCAGGCTCCCGCCGACCGTATCACCACCGAGCAGCTCATGAACCGACTCAGCAACACCATCGAAAGCCTGAAAACGCTGCGCTGCAACGTGCGCGCGCAGGAACGACTGATTACTGGTAAATACCAAAGTGCCCAAACGTCCATGAAAATGACGTTTAATCCACAACGGATTTATCTTAAAAATATCAAAGGGGTGGAAGTACTATGGGTAGCGGGGCAAAACGATGGCGACGCCTGGGTGTATCCGAACAGCTTTCCGTACGTGACGCTAAGCCTAGACCCTAACGGTTCCATCATGCGGCGCAACCAACACCACAGTGCCCTCGACGCTGGCTTCGGCACCATCTCCGACCTTATTCACGGCTCCAGCCAACGCCACGACCATAGCTTCGAGCGCAGCTTCCGCTACGTCGGCGACTCTATCATTCTGGGCCGTCCTTGCTACGTGCTACGTTCCAACTATCCGCAGTTTCGCTATGTGCCGTACAAAACCGTAGCCGGTGACACCCCGGCCCGCATTGCCGACAAATTTGGCTGCGGCGAATACCGCGTGATGGAGCGCAACGGTATCAGCCCTGGCTCAGCCATTGCCGTTGGCCAAACCTTGCAAGTACCCAACGGCTACGGCCGCCGTACCATCGTTTGCATCGACCAAAAGCTGATGCTGCCCGTTATCGTTGATGTTCATGACGACAAAGGCTTGTTCGAAAAGTTCGAGTTCAGCGACATCATAGCCAACCAACCCATCCCCTTGGCCGAATTCAGCAAAGATTACCCGGCATACAAGCTGTAG
- a CDS encoding SDR family oxidoreductase: protein MSAPYAQPMLRDNALQGKTIVVTGGGTGLGRAMTTYFLQLGANVVISSRKLDVLEKTAEELRQQTGGSILAVQCDVRKYDEVEALLEKTITTFGGVDVLLNNAAGNFISPTERLSHKAFDVIVDIVLRGSYNCTLAFGKRWIADKKPGTILNIVTTYASVGSAYVVPSAAAKAGVLAMTRSLAVEWAKYGIRSNAIAPGPFPTEGAWSRLFPEPLATKLDPAGSVPLKRVGDHQELANLAAYMVSDFSAYMNGEVVTLDGGEWLNGAGEFNKLEAIPAPMWDEIEKTMRR from the coding sequence ATGTCTGCTCCCTACGCCCAACCCATGCTCCGCGACAATGCGCTTCAAGGTAAAACCATCGTCGTCACGGGCGGCGGCACCGGCCTCGGGCGCGCCATGACCACGTACTTTCTACAACTCGGTGCCAATGTAGTCATCAGCAGCCGCAAGCTCGACGTACTCGAAAAAACCGCCGAAGAACTGCGCCAGCAAACCGGCGGCAGCATTCTGGCCGTGCAGTGCGACGTGCGCAAGTACGACGAGGTAGAGGCATTGCTTGAAAAAACAATTACCACCTTTGGCGGCGTCGATGTGCTTCTTAACAATGCGGCCGGCAACTTCATCAGCCCTACAGAGCGCCTAAGCCACAAGGCATTCGATGTAATTGTAGACATAGTGCTGCGCGGATCCTACAACTGCACCCTGGCTTTCGGAAAGCGCTGGATAGCAGACAAGAAGCCCGGGACCATCCTCAACATTGTCACGACGTATGCTTCCGTGGGCTCGGCGTACGTAGTGCCTTCGGCAGCGGCCAAAGCCGGCGTGCTAGCCATGACCCGCTCTTTGGCCGTGGAATGGGCCAAATACGGTATCCGTTCCAATGCCATTGCGCCCGGCCCCTTTCCCACGGAAGGCGCCTGGAGCCGCCTCTTCCCTGAGCCCCTTGCCACCAAGCTTGACCCCGCCGGCAGTGTGCCGCTTAAACGCGTGGGAGACCATCAGGAATTAGCCAACTTAGCCGCCTATATGGTGTCCGATTTCTCCGCTTACATGAACGGCGAAGTGGTAACCCTTGATGGGGGCGAATGGCTGAACGGGGCCGGCGAGTTCAATAAACTCGAAGCCATTCCGGCGCCCATGTGGGATGAAATCGAGAAAACAATGCGGCGCTAA
- a CDS encoding Rossmann-fold NAD(P)-binding domain-containing protein: MTTTSSASTSPTSTIAVLGCGWLGLPLAQALVADGYTVNGSTTTPTQLLTLRDAGIRPYLLRLGPEFSQTDADSLHAMLHEADVLVLNVPPRAAAAGAYPALLRPVGAAVAAAGVRHVLFVSSTGVYPDEPRAMREADALSSPDAPSDLLRAEGQFTPRRGQWLTTVVRLGGLIGPERPPGRFLAGRHELKQGSAPVNLIHLDDCVGLLRHIIQEKVWGYTFNACAAHHPARRDFYPAAAAHLGLEAPTFRHETPTVSGKTIDTTLLRQTTDYHFRHDDLVAALEYC; encoded by the coding sequence ATGACAACAACCTCTTCCGCCTCTACTTCTCCAACTTCAACCATTGCCGTACTGGGCTGTGGCTGGCTTGGGCTCCCCTTGGCCCAGGCTCTCGTGGCTGATGGCTACACCGTGAACGGCTCCACTACCACTCCTACGCAACTGCTGACCCTTCGCGACGCCGGCATCCGGCCGTACTTGCTGCGCTTAGGGCCGGAGTTTTCGCAGACCGATGCCGATTCGCTGCACGCTATGCTCCACGAAGCCGATGTGCTGGTACTCAATGTACCGCCTCGGGCCGCGGCGGCTGGCGCTTACCCGGCTTTGCTCCGGCCTGTAGGAGCTGCTGTGGCGGCCGCCGGTGTTCGGCACGTACTGTTCGTTAGCTCCACCGGCGTCTACCCCGACGAGCCTCGCGCCATGCGCGAAGCCGATGCCCTTTCCTCCCCCGATGCGCCCTCTGACTTGTTGCGCGCCGAGGGGCAGTTCACGCCTCGCCGTGGCCAATGGCTCACTACGGTGGTGCGCTTGGGCGGCCTGATTGGGCCAGAGCGCCCACCCGGCCGTTTCCTGGCAGGGCGGCACGAACTGAAGCAGGGCAGCGCACCCGTCAACCTCATTCACCTCGACGACTGTGTGGGGTTGTTGCGCCATATCATCCAAGAGAAAGTGTGGGGCTACACGTTCAATGCCTGCGCCGCCCATCATCCCGCCCGGCGCGACTTTTATCCCGCTGCTGCCGCGCATCTCGGCCTCGAAGCCCCCACCTTCCGCCACGAGACGCCCACTGTCAGCGGCAAAACCATTGATACCACGCTGTTGCGCCAAACCACCGATTACCATTTCCGCCACGACGACCTGGTAGCAGCCCTGGAATATTGCTAA
- a CDS encoding BaiN/RdsA family NAD(P)/FAD-dependent oxidoreductase, whose translation MNTTNSTVAVLGGGAAGFFGAIACAEANPDLTVYLLEKTSKLLSKVRISGGGRCNVTHAADTPAQLVLHYPRGAKQLKEPFRQFDAQATVRWFEKRGVRLKTEPDGRMFPVTDSSETIAQCLLDAARQAGVRILTQTSPDQIEPLPDGGFRLQLVGAHAGEMTVGKLLIATGGAPKSEQYAWLRALGHSIQEPVPSLFTFNVPESPLRELPGVSVPHVRVRVAGEKLEYEGPVLVTHWGVSGPAVLKLSAWGARRLHELGYQSTALINWVPEYNEDTLRHHLREFREQHGKKVVTSNPLFGLPQRLWRTLAEQAGVTDEVRWNELPAKPQNKLIEALLNTALPVRGKTTYKDEFVTCGGVMLGEINMKTMESRRVPGLYFAGEVLDIDGITGGFNFQAAWTTGYLAGRAMGEM comes from the coding sequence GTGAATACTACCAACTCTACGGTCGCTGTGCTAGGGGGCGGGGCAGCGGGCTTCTTTGGGGCTATTGCCTGTGCTGAGGCAAACCCAGACCTGACCGTTTATCTACTTGAAAAGACCAGTAAGCTGCTCAGCAAAGTGCGGATTTCGGGAGGTGGGCGCTGCAACGTAACCCACGCCGCCGACACTCCCGCCCAACTCGTGCTGCACTACCCACGCGGTGCCAAGCAGCTCAAGGAGCCGTTTCGGCAGTTTGATGCGCAAGCCACTGTTCGGTGGTTCGAAAAGCGGGGCGTCCGCCTCAAGACGGAACCCGACGGCCGTATGTTCCCCGTTACCGACTCGTCGGAAACTATTGCCCAATGCTTGCTCGATGCCGCTCGGCAGGCTGGCGTGCGCATTCTTACGCAGACTTCCCCCGACCAGATTGAGCCTCTACCCGATGGGGGTTTCCGGTTGCAGCTCGTTGGAGCCCATGCCGGCGAAATGACAGTCGGCAAGTTGCTGATTGCCACCGGTGGCGCGCCCAAATCCGAGCAGTACGCTTGGCTACGAGCCTTAGGGCACAGCATTCAGGAGCCGGTGCCAAGCTTGTTTACCTTCAACGTGCCCGAGTCGCCGCTACGGGAACTGCCCGGCGTGAGCGTGCCGCATGTACGGGTACGAGTGGCGGGCGAAAAGCTGGAATACGAAGGGCCGGTGCTGGTAACGCATTGGGGCGTGAGTGGTCCGGCAGTGCTCAAGCTCTCAGCATGGGGCGCCCGGCGCCTACATGAGCTAGGCTACCAAAGCACCGCCCTGATCAACTGGGTTCCAGAGTACAACGAAGACACGCTCCGGCATCACCTGCGGGAGTTTCGGGAGCAGCACGGCAAAAAGGTGGTAACCTCCAACCCCTTGTTTGGGCTGCCCCAGCGCTTGTGGCGCACCCTGGCGGAGCAGGCCGGCGTTACCGACGAAGTCCGCTGGAACGAGCTACCTGCTAAACCGCAAAACAAGCTCATTGAAGCGCTGCTCAACACGGCTCTACCCGTTCGTGGCAAAACCACTTACAAAGACGAGTTTGTAACGTGCGGCGGCGTGATGCTCGGTGAAATTAACATGAAAACCATGGAAAGCCGTCGTGTTCCTGGCCTCTACTTCGCCGGCGAAGTCCTCGACATTGACGGCATTACCGGCGGCTTCAACTTCCAAGCCGCTTGGACGACTGGGTACCTGGCTGGCCGAGCAATGGGCGAAATGTAG
- a CDS encoding PA2169 family four-helix-bundle protein — MEAKATQAVLNELLETLKDGEKGYSEALTDVEDQDLKEVFKRYAVQRDGYLTELEDQMHQLNLKAEEESSITGTIHRAFINLKAAVTSKSRESILNECERGEDYAVKAYQTALKAELPSQLKTIIEKQYQGIQQGHDEIKALREASK; from the coding sequence ATGGAAGCTAAAGCAACCCAAGCCGTCCTCAACGAATTACTCGAAACCCTGAAAGACGGCGAAAAAGGATATTCCGAAGCCCTCACCGACGTTGAAGACCAGGATTTGAAAGAGGTATTCAAGAGATACGCTGTGCAGCGCGACGGGTATCTAACTGAACTGGAAGATCAAATGCACCAGCTCAACCTGAAGGCCGAAGAAGAAAGCTCTATCACGGGTACTATTCACCGCGCTTTCATCAACCTGAAAGCTGCTGTTACGAGCAAGAGCCGCGAAAGCATCCTCAACGAGTGCGAGCGAGGCGAAGACTATGCCGTAAAGGCCTACCAGACGGCCCTAAAAGCCGAGCTACCTAGCCAGCTCAAAACTATTATCGAAAAGCAGTACCAAGGCATTCAGCAAGGCCACGACGAAATCAAAGCCCTGCGTGAAGCTTCTAAATAA